A DNA window from Drosophila sechellia strain sech25 chromosome X, ASM438219v1, whole genome shotgun sequence contains the following coding sequences:
- the LOC6615946 gene encoding uncharacterized protein LOC6615946, whose protein sequence is MLPNSFYRMKDFANPRTMFKSCANNNEFDTKGPQKVESPTDVNQPAAAPRPIAVPQSTEVTQSEKTQEPKNAPKKTSPSETQKRGKGNRKGKKNHNHAPRTPSQTSKSGRSKNRAKDGKSTGKDDKEKGKGQGKQKVPQQSTCAQYKMIMKKNVQEKKVSEENLVGQKVQIRLSEQKLLGYRLETRINRNTYPLAKKKDSVVGLYKSSQFRSLNNKSDNILTIGAKNAEPLEPEEAEEPEDSQHPLNNCWTLWYLENDRTKSWEEMLHKVTSFDTVEKFWSLITHIKPPSELKLGSHYSLFKKGIRPMWEDKANVNGGRWILNITKNAKSALDSFWMDAMLCLIGEACEHSDNLCGVVVNIRGRANKISIWIADGENESLVLEIGRILRKGLRIENGYVLEYQLHKDSKDKLGSTVKRICTI, encoded by the coding sequence ATGCTTCCCAACAGCTTTTACAGGATGAAGGACTTTGCCAATCCGAGAACAATGTTTAAAAGCTGTGCAAACAACAATGAATTTGACACAAAAGGTCCCCAAAAAGTGGAGTCACCAACTGATGTTAACCAGCCTGCTGCAGCTCCTCGTCCCATTGCCGTTCCTCAATCTACTGAAGTTACTCAATCAGAGAAGACCCAAGAACCGAAGAATGCTCCAAAGAAAACGTCGCCATCAGAGACCCAAAAACGTGGCAAGGGGAACCGTAAGGGCAAGAAGAATCATAATCATGCGCCACGCACTCCCAGTCAGACGAGCAAGAGCGGTCGAAGCAAGAATCGGGCCAAGGATGGAAAGTCGACGGGAAAGGATGATAAGGAGAAGGGTAAAGGCCAAGGAAAACAGAAGGTCCCGCAGCAGTCGACTTGTGCACAATATAAGATGATAATGAAAAAGAATGTGCAGGAAAAGAAAGTCTCAGAAGAAAATCTTGTAGGTCAGAAGGTCCAAATACGGTTATCCGAGCAGAAGCTTTTGGGTTACAGGCTTGAGACCAGGATTAATCGGAACACATATCcactggccaaaaaaaaagattcggTGGTCGGTCTTTACAAATCATCACAATTTCGGTCACTGAACAATAAGAGTGATAATATTCTGACCATCGGGGCTAAGAACGCTGAACCTCTGGAGCCCGAGGAGGCCGAGGAGCCCGAGGATTCTCAACATCCACTTAACAACTGCTGGACGCTGTGGTATCTAGAGAACGATCGAACTAAAAGTTGGGAGGAAATGCTGCACAAGGTTACAAGCTTCGATACCGTGGAGAAGTTTTGGAGCCTGATCACTCACATCAAGCCCCCATCCGAGCTCAAGCTGGGCAGTCACTACTCCCTGTTTAAGAAGGGCATTCGACCCATGTGGGAGGATAAGGCCAATGTCAATGGAGGACGCTGGATCCTCAACATAACCAAAAACGCCAAGAGTGCGCTGGACAGTTTCTGGATGGACGCCATGCTCTGTCTGATTGGAGAGGCCTGTGAGCACTCGGACAATCTGTGTGGCGTCGTGGTTAATATTCGCGGAAGGGCGAACAAGATCTCTATTTGGATCGCTGACGGGGAAAATGAGTCTTTAGTCCTTGAAATTGGACGCATTTTGCGCAAGGGTCTACGCATAGAGAACGGATACGTGCTGGAGTATCAGTTGCACAAGGACTCCAAGGACAAACTGGGATCAACTGTGAAGAGAATATGCACTATATAG